The genomic DNA CATTTCAACTAAATTGTAATAAAACTTAACTTAAAAAAGAAATAAATTATCTAAAATAAATCTAGTCTTAGTTGAGTATTATTCTCAATAGATGGAGCTAATTTCTAGGGGGTGAAGCGATCGCACTGAGGCTACTGAGACTAAATCCGGCTTAAATGCCTCTTGATTATTCAGTCCGCACAGCTCTTAACGGAGCTTGTAGAAGTGGAATTTCTCTGTCTAGTCGCGATTTCAAACGCCGAGTCCGCTCTGGAAGTTTTCAACCCGGATTTGGTATCAGCCCCAATTTCCCAGCTTATCTGGGGAAAAGCACTTAAATTTTATAATTTTGCCGCCTTTGAGAGTAACGCCAAATCGATTAATTATTCACTAAAACCAGGAAACATCATGGCAAAAATAGGTTTATTCTACGGAACTCAAACAGGTAATACTCAAACCGTAGCAGAGCTAATTCAGAAAGAATTTGGCGGTAGCGATATCGTCGATTTATACGATATCTCCCAAACAGAGGACAGCGATTTTGCCAATTATCAATATGTGATTGTCGGATGCCCTACCTGGAACGTAGGCGAGATGCAAGGTGACTGGGATGGCTTCTATAACGACGAACTAGAAAACATTGATTTCAGTGGCAAAAAGGTTGCCTATTTCGGAGCTGGGGATCAAATCGGTTACGCAGATAACTTTCAAGATGCAATGGGAATTTTAGAAGAAAAAATCTCAGAACAAGGCGGTAATACTGTTGGTTATTGGCCCATAGAAGGCTATGAGTTTAATGAGTCAAAAGCTCTCAAGAATGGTAAATTTGTCGGGCTAGCAATCGATGAAGATAATCAGTCTGAGATGACTAATAGTCGCATCAAAGCATGGGTTTCTCAACTCAAACGGGAGTTTGGAGTGTAATTAATCGAGGGGCAATCTTCTGAAAAACAATACAGAAGCATTGCCCCAAGAAAGTTTCAGAGCTTTTTCTATTCACATCCCACCAGGAAATTTAATGTCTAAATCACCAGAGGTGCTGTGGCTCAATGTTAGCCCCAGCTTGCAAGAATTCGATCGCCCTTTGTTACAAAATCTTTCCAAACAGGTATCAATTTCTCGCTGGGAGTATTCCCAAACCCAAGACGAACCGACATCTTTAGAAACAGCACTGGCACTGCTGCATGATTATTTGCAGCAATGCGATCGCCCTATTCATCTCTTAGGACACAGCACTAGCGGATTATTAGGACTGCTTTATACTCGGCGATATCCAGAGCGAGTAAAATCCTTAACATTGCTATCTGTAGGCGTTTATCCAGCCGTTGATTGGCAAGCGCATTATTATGTTCAGCTCCAGCTTTTACCTTGTAGCCGCGAAACTATTTTGAGGCAGATGGTGTATAATTTATTTGGCAATCAGCGCGTACCGATTGTTCAAAACCTGTTCAAAATACTGGACAGAGATTTATTAACTTCTCTTTCACCTCATAGTTTATTTCAGCGAGTTCGCATTGAGCCTGCTTATGTTTTTGCGCCCTTGCTAGTTTGTGGTAGTGAGGATGATATCATTGTCGATTTACACCAGTTTCAGGGTTGGGAACATTGGTTAAAAGAAGGCGATCTTCTCTGGCATTGTCCTACAGGGCGCTATTTTTTCCATTACTTCTACCCCCAACTTGTGACTGAAAAAATTGTAGATTTTTGGAACTCTATTAATTTAGAAAACGAATTACATAACGCCGCCAGCTTATGCAAATTCTCCTAGTAGAAGACGATCGAGAACAGCTAGAACCGTTTATCCAAGTACACCAAGGCAAGATTAGCATTATCAGTGAAGTGGGCACAGGCTCAACCTTTCGAGTAAAATTACCCCGCACTGAGGCTAAATTGATTAAAATTTTTTCTCGTCATTATTCTGTCACGATCGCTAGCTACTTTAAAATCATCAACCATCGAATCAGGTTTTTATCTATGAACAACTATCTGATTGTCCCTGGCATTTTAGTCTCGATCCTCAC from Kamptonema formosum PCC 6407 includes the following:
- the fldA gene encoding flavodoxin FldA; this encodes MAKIGLFYGTQTGNTQTVAELIQKEFGGSDIVDLYDISQTEDSDFANYQYVIVGCPTWNVGEMQGDWDGFYNDELENIDFSGKKVAYFGAGDQIGYADNFQDAMGILEEKISEQGGNTVGYWPIEGYEFNESKALKNGKFVGLAIDEDNQSEMTNSRIKAWVSQLKREFGV
- a CDS encoding alpha/beta fold hydrolase, with amino-acid sequence MSKSPEVLWLNVSPSLQEFDRPLLQNLSKQVSISRWEYSQTQDEPTSLETALALLHDYLQQCDRPIHLLGHSTSGLLGLLYTRRYPERVKSLTLLSVGVYPAVDWQAHYYVQLQLLPCSRETILRQMVYNLFGNQRVPIVQNLFKILDRDLLTSLSPHSLFQRVRIEPAYVFAPLLVCGSEDDIIVDLHQFQGWEHWLKEGDLLWHCPTGRYFFHYFYPQLVTEKIVDFWNSINLENELHNAASLCKFS